From a region of the Sporichthyaceae bacterium genome:
- a CDS encoding LLM class flavin-dependent oxidoreductase produces MRLSLMSLGDQVTDPVTGTRQTAAERHRAIVEAAVVAEEVGFHGVHVGEHHGLEYTTSAPPVVLAAIGERTRRLILSTAVTLAANLDPIRVAEDYATVDALSGGRCEVVVGRGNFFVSTYTLFGQDVADSHDLFTDNVEVLVALWNGKRVSRPRTAHRAAIHDFVLQPAPVGPVPTWIGGGASESSLELAARLGLDLMLPSAFGNPAMFVPVVEAYRERFAAHGHTRQPRIGACWHVNVAETSQAARARWEPRYRAYFDLMKDIVGRVNPDPPPFIRKPFDFELLTTRGPALVGSPDEVVARLQDSAQMLQADTNLIYLDMGGQPAEEFRAMVELIGSRVIPQLS; encoded by the coding sequence GTGAGGCTCAGCCTGATGTCGCTCGGTGATCAGGTCACCGACCCGGTCACCGGTACCCGGCAGACCGCCGCCGAGCGCCATCGCGCGATCGTCGAGGCAGCGGTCGTGGCCGAGGAGGTCGGCTTCCACGGAGTCCACGTCGGGGAGCACCACGGGCTCGAGTACACGACCTCGGCGCCGCCTGTGGTGCTGGCGGCAATCGGTGAACGCACCCGGCGACTGATCCTGTCCACCGCGGTGACCCTGGCCGCCAACCTCGACCCGATCCGGGTCGCGGAGGACTACGCCACCGTCGACGCGCTGTCCGGCGGACGGTGCGAGGTCGTCGTCGGGCGCGGCAACTTCTTCGTGTCCACCTACACCTTGTTCGGCCAGGACGTGGCGGACTCCCACGACTTGTTCACCGACAACGTGGAGGTGCTCGTCGCCCTGTGGAACGGGAAACGGGTGAGCCGGCCGCGCACCGCCCATCGCGCCGCGATCCACGACTTCGTCCTGCAACCGGCGCCGGTGGGACCGGTGCCCACCTGGATCGGCGGCGGCGCCTCCGAGTCGAGCCTGGAGTTGGCCGCCCGGCTGGGCCTGGATCTCATGCTGCCCAGCGCATTCGGCAACCCAGCCATGTTCGTGCCGGTGGTGGAGGCCTACCGGGAGCGATTCGCCGCGCACGGACACACTCGTCAACCCCGGATCGGGGCGTGCTGGCACGTGAATGTCGCAGAGACCTCGCAGGCTGCCCGGGCGCGTTGGGAACCGCGCTACCGCGCGTACTTCGATCTGATGAAGGACATCGTCGGACGGGTCAACCCGGATCCGCCGCCGTTCATCCGCAAACCGTTCGACTTCGAATTGCTGACCACCCGCGGGCCCGCGCTGGTCGGCAGTCCGGACGAGGTGGTGGCGCGGTTGCAGGACAGTGCGCAGATGCTGCAGGCGGACACGAACCTGATCTATCTCGACATGGGCGGCCAGCCCGCCGAGGAGTTCCGGGCCATGGTCGAACTGATCGGCAGCCGGGTCATCCCGCAACTGAGCTGA